The following nucleotide sequence is from Cucumis melo cultivar AY chromosome 1, USDA_Cmelo_AY_1.0, whole genome shotgun sequence.
GGATATGATTAACTATAAGTTATTTTTTCCAGATTTGTTAGTTGGGTCGTTATGTTTGAAACTAATTAAAACATTTCTGCAGACATAGGCACTTTGGACTTGGCAATATGTGTCAGTGCGAAGATAATTACTTTTAGTTcatatttgattcaatttatgTTTGATTTAGCTCATTAATCCCTAGATCAATTGTAATATTTTAACACATTCATGCAGTATATCCTTTATTGATCACATCATATAACTATGATACTCAATTGTTGGTAGCATTAAAAGTCACTATCTTATGTACATGTTAACTAATGAACAGCAAACTATCTTATGTACATGTTAAATTAATACATATGAATGAAAAATAATGGAGGCTCATTAGATTTTGTGTCAATTAGAATTCAAATGAGCGTTCCATGTTAATGTATGAACTCTTTGACATGTTTGAAGTACAGTAGATGAAAGATTAAGAAATGCCTTAGCCATACAAACTACACAATAACATGTTAATTATTGTGTAGCTTTTCAACGTcgcatttttttctaaaattatgatatataaaaaatttcaaattgcaAAAAACGCAAAAGAAtgtgaaatttaaaaaaatgaacaatttttttttcattagaAAGAAAGTCAAGGACTGTAACAAGTGATTAAACGTATATCACATGCTAATACGTAAATAATGTTAATGCTATTAGGGAGTGGGTGAGAATAAGAAGTGTAGTTAGTGACGTAGGTAGGCGAAGGTATAAGTTGGAGCTAGGAATGTGTGAACCAAAAGAAAATAAGGGTGGTTAGAACGTCAATTTtgttcattttaatttatatgtACCATAACAAGATCGACACTAGCTAGTTTTATCTAATATGGCCAAACCTACCAATTTTATTTGACTATATACTCTTGAATCACTAAGTTACTAAAAAATTTAAGATAGTAGGTGAAAACATATTTAATATCTTACACTTATCAAGAAAGACCCAacaaatgaaaattaatattaatcAAGAAGAAATATTGTTGTAAAAACGTAAACACACGGCTAAAATAATCTTAGAaaactttgaaaattttcttggATACCATTTTAAATCATCTAGATTATTGAAAAATTTAATATCTAACGTGTACTTTAACACCTAACCCAAAGAAAATTAGTTTGGATAAGAAAGAAGAATTTTGGGGAGATGGAGAAAATAGGGTTAGGGTGATGAAGACTTGTTgaagaaaaagggaagaagaagacCTAACTTGATTGGAAAAAGTGGGAACAAAGAACAACTTCCCCCAACCATATCCCATTTGGATTATTCCATTTCTAGCTAACAGTACTTTCTATATATAATTAAGATTACATTACTGATTAAGCTGATCTAATATTTAAAAACAGGCTCTAAAGCAAAATATGTTAGATACCCTCCATTTTTAAATTAACCACTAAATTTGAGTTTAGCTAATTGATTAAGATATATATGAGGACTAAACTGTAACAtattaattttaagtttttaagtTTATATCTACTGTTGAACcaaaaatagaaattataaaaaaaaaaaaaaaaatcaaaattttagatCTGAATTATTTTTGGGTTTAAAATTTTTCAAAGGTTTATGGGCTAATCCTTATGTATACCTTTTTACAAGAAAAGAACAAAGGATTTTACTGTCTAATTTCTTGGATGTAAATCAATATAGTTTTGGGAATGATAAATTCAAAACACATGCATTATAATTTTCATATCGATTTTGCTCcataaatagagaaaaaaatcatgaaattttgtaataatataacaataatGGTTAGATTATACAGAATTATCCTTGATTAAAACTTCTCATTATTCAAGGTTGGGCTGATATAGAACCCTACTTTATTATATTAACTAGATTTCTTTTTGGGGTTTTGttagaataataaaaataaaacaaaatattactCTTTAATTATGACAAAAACTCATTgaaatatatttacaatttttattaatatataatataaggtAGAGGAGtcaacaatttaatttaaaacgTAAAAGATTATAACAATTGAGCTATGTCTTAAGTGGTAGAGATTAGAAAACTTATCCCattcaaagaagagaaaagaaaattccaaaattattctctattaaattgattaatgttaaataaattcatttttagtAGGAAAGCTATattttatagaataatttcatcTAAATAAtaagtataataaattttattttttaatgttttctttttttcttttctatacaatataaatagttatcgaatttttctatttttgaaaaatcatactctttaaaattagaaaaaaatccttttcaaaataataatattaagcACTGATGGTTGGAGGAGCCGAGAATGGAAATGAATTCTCTTCCCGCCGTAATAGTAATCCATTGAGCAACCCCCGGGGGGGACGTGGATTCTCTGATATCACAGTGTTTTAGGGTTCTCTAATGGCGGAATTTTCTTCAAAAGAGGAGCTCGTCCGGCTAATCAAGAGGTTCGGGAGTAATCTGAGTGTTAAACTCTCCAGTTTATTCTCGATATTGTTTCAAACTCGGGTTTGTTTTCCATTCCTTTCGTCGCGTTTTGCAGTTGATTTTTGGAAATTTCTGTTTTCAAATTCTGCTTCTCTTCTAGATTTTGTAGTGACGGTTCTGGAATTTGTGTTAAATGCTTAGCCCCATGATTCCGCATGATTGGTATATAAAGCTTTCCGGCTCTCTTAATTGATTTGTTAATGCTGTAAAGTGTGTAGTAAGATTGTTGTCTTTCCCAAGTTGTGATGTTCTCGCCTTCACTCCGGTAAATTATGACTGATGTCGGATGATTGTTTCAAATTGGCCAGCATCTAGAGCTGTAGGTTTACTAATTCTTAAAGATTTTATTGTTTGTGAGCAGTAACCTCAGATGCTGGTTGGTGGTTTGATTTTAACTATAATCATTATTGTGGTTCGTATTAGTTTGCTGTTAGTCGAGGTGCAGTGATAtctataataatattactacTAATATTAATAACGAtgataaatatttcaataaaGAGCTTATAGAAAAAACCCCGTATCCTGGAGTTGCCGGACAAAAGGGtcatttttaatgaaaacatAGATTCATTGCAAGGAAGTTTAATGGCTTCGGAGGTGTACACTAAAATCCCTTCAGGAAGGGAGATCGAAACTCTAGCATTTTCCACAGAATTTTGTGGCCAGCAGGATGAATAGCTTAATTGTAGACGTTTGGAGGAGCTGACCAGTGATGTGAGAAGTCGAGTTGTGACCTGTAAAGCTTGAATTTTTTTACTTCTTTGTCTAAAGGTTGGTAAAAATCTCTTTCCCAGGCATCTAACCTAGGATCCTATCTCACTTGTCGAAAGTGTCAAAGTTTGACTGAAATTCAATACTTCAATCGTAGATCGTAGTCTTCGATCCTGGTCTACATCTTTAATAAGTCTTGGAATAAGATCATCTAATGAGCAATGACTATGTTACAAGACTATTTTGGAATGGTGAAGAACAAACACAAGTTTTACATGGAAATCCTAGTTTAGGGAGATAAACCACTGTGCAAatctttcttattattttcttattaaaacTAATGATACAGGTGAGGATTAATTTATAGGCAATAGAAGCCtaactaaaataatgaaaaacaaTCAGGGCAACATAAAAGACTAAAAAACCCCCGGGCTTTCAACATACAACAAGTCTGCTAATTCTAACAACATCAGTAAAAGGGGGTGGAAGAAGTGTTGGAAGAGGGATTGTAGCCAATTTTTCCTCAATCACTATTAAATATCAAGTTGTGTTTGTGGGAGAAGGAAAAATTTAGGATCTCATCCTTGTTATCAACACAGTCAAAGATGAGTGAGAAGTAAAAAGGCAGAAGGGGGGGTCTATAAACTTAACCATGAGAAACTGTACTGTTTGGTGATCAAAGTTTGTGATTACCAATCTCAAGGAAAATTCTTTGGCTCTAATTCAGGAATGTGCATCAGAGGATTCCTTTTGCATACAATCTTCATAGCCTATATTTTATGAGAGATCAAGAGGAAAGTTAAATGCTTGAGAGGGTTGAATTGAGACCAAGAGATCCTTTATTACCGTACCATTTTTATGGCTTGAGTAGGTTTTTTTGTAGGAGCCATGGAAACAAAGTTGATCATCTCAGTTTGCAAATTACAACCCTCTTGCTCCCTTTGGCAAATTTAAAATTGACCACTTATTTGGGAATCATCGAAAGGatcttttttctaaaagaaaaaaaaaaaaaagtttgatgCATAAATCTGCAATGCAATGGTGAGGATCAATGTCTGGAGAAAGTCAGGTTTTCCTTGGCATTGGCAAGTTCTACTCCATGGATAAACCTCGAGAAATATGCCTTTGTTAATGGATCATTTTTGTTGTATCGTTTGTCGTAAGACAGAGGAAAACTTTGACCTCCTTCTTTGGAGTGTATCTTTGCGAGACCGGTGTAGAATTGTTTTCTTAGGAGTTTGAGCTTGTGATTGCTCGCCAAAGGGACATTTGTTTGATGATTGGGGAGTTCTGCCTCCATCCACCTTTCAAAGAGAAAGGCCGTTTTTTGTGGTTCATGGGGGTGTGTGCTTTGTTGTGGGATATTTCGGGGGAGAGGAACAATGAAGTATTTTGAGGTGTGGATAAGGGCCCTTGGGAGTTTTAGTCCTTGTTGAGGTTTATGTTTCTCTTTGGGCTTCGATTTCGAAGATCTTTTGTAATTATTCGCTAGGCGATATCTTTGTTagttggaaaccctttctttagTGGAGTTTGTTCTTGTGAGCTTGGTTTTTGTATGCTCTTGtattctttatcttttttttcaatGAAGGCAGTtatataaaacaaatgtttGTAGATTAGCGGTGGTCGGCTAATAACTTCTCTTTCACTTTAGCTTAGTAGCCTCTTTGGTACTTGGAACTTTCCATGGGAATCGATCCTCAAAGTAGGCATATCTAAAGGAATCCCCTAGTCACATATCTAAAGGAGGAAGACTTACTCTAGTTTAAGTTGTCCTTgcaaatctttcaactttttggTCTTCAGAGCTCCTAGTAGTCCAACTAATGAGGTTGCAAGATCGTGAGGAATCCAAAGTGGGCATAGTCCAACAGTTATTGATGGGTTGTTGTACATTTTTTGAGGATGGAAGTATGAGTTCAAACATCGAACTTATGCACTTTTGTGACGTGGTTGCTGGAAAGAAACAAGAGAACCcgaatatattaaaatataaatgatattAAATTACATGATAAACCAAGTGTCCGAGGTGCTTGGACCCTCCCAAACTTGAGATGCTCTCACGTCGTAGTTCATATTTCAAAATATAGCTTATCTTCCTCATTCCTTTAACCTCTATTTATAACCCAACTTCCCTAACAAACTCATTGACCAGTTGCTAATATGCTCTCaatactttaattttttactCATAGCATTCCTATCACAGTGTGTGTCGATGGTAAAACACAGGTGCTGCAAAGTACTAATTTTTGTTGGAACCTGTTTTTGATAGAGTTGTCTGTTTTCTTTGGGCAGTGGCAGGTGTAACAGATGTTCAACTAAGATCACAATTTGATGCTTCATGTTctaatttgttgcagaatttcCGATCTCTTAGTGCTGTTGCGGGTTTGGCTCTTGCTGTCATATTCTCATGGAAACTGTTAAGACCACCTAGTGGACATCGCAGAAGACAACCAAAAAGGCAATCTTCTTCGGCAGGCAACTCTGACATCGGCACAAGTTCAAACTCACAATTGATTACTTCTGCAATTGTTTCTCCTTCAGATGACGCAGGTGCACAGAAGGTCAGTTGTGGTTTAGGAAAAATACATCTTTTGTATTTGTAGTTTGAAAAGGTTTTCACTTTCATCCTTAAGTTTCACACACTATAACTTCTTAAGTTTGGTTCCTAGAATAATTATTTCATTACTGGTACTAGCAAAAATTTGATTGAGCAAATCAATTGATATTGTGCCTTACATGTCTATTGAATTTTGATAATATGGCAAGttgtattaattttatttatttgatatgTGAAAGAAAACCAAATATGCAATTTATATAGAATTATTAATCAATATGCTTGACACGTCAGTTAAACATTGCTGTGATATCATTTAACTTGCTCAATCAGATCCTATTAGCATCATTAATATAATAGGCATTTCAAAGACCAACTTGGACCAGATTtacaatttattattattaattacatAGTTTGTAATGAGTGTGATTTTTCTCAGCCAACTTTGGAGCAAATTATTAGACAGAAGCTTGGTGGTGGAAGAAAGGTAATGAAAACATGTCCGATGACCCTTCATATAGTGAAAGCTAAAAATGAGTTATTTGATTAGAAAAGGATAACCTTTGAAGTCTAATCTCATTGACCATTCATCACACGTAAGATTAACCTTTCAAGTTGATATTTATCATACTACGTGCCCAAAAGCTTACCCAGTGAAGTCGACCTTTCATCTTGTAAAAGTATACGACAGTTTATAAATTGTAATGGCAAGTTCTGATTCCAAATTCTTGTTATTTTAGGTAACTTGTCGTCTACTTGGAATAATTTTGGAGGAAAGAAGTCCAGAAGAGCTGCAGGCTGTGGTACTTTTCCTGTCTGTGTGTTTTGGAGTGAAATTGTCTTTGAGAAATAATCATGGTTTTGTGTTGGCGTTTGGTAATGCTGTTGACAGAATCAAGCAACCGTAAGGTCCTCTGTCGTGGATGTGCTTTTAGAGCTCACAAATTATTGTGATCTCTATTTGATGGAAAGAGTTTTTGATGAGGAAAGTGAGGTGAGACTATAATTTATCAGGATGAACTTTTCAATCTTAAGTGAAGTCTGTAAAATGCTCTCACTTTAAATGGTTGGCATAGAAGATTTGTGCTCTTTCTCCTGGTGCTCTTCCTTTTGCAATATCTTCATATACCatcatattattagttttaataCTGAGAAAATACTTTGTGCAGAGAAAGGTTATTGTGGCTCTAGAAGATGCTGGTGTTTTCGCATCAGGTGGCTTGATCAAGGATAAGGTTGGCCCCAAAtgaactttatttatttcatcttgCTCGGTCAAAGTTTCGACTGCTTATTCTTCATAGTTTCCTTATCCTTATGAGGTTAATAAATTGATCCTAGTGTTTACGTTATATTTTATTTGCATGTTTCTTGGTTGCTGCAGTGTGTTGGGCGTTTAGCATCCTTTtgtctattatttctttttcctacTAAATTTCTTAATGTTTTTGGCATCTCTCCCCCATTAAGACCTGTGAGAAGCTAGCTGAGCTATGTTTACATGGTTGAGAAGCTGGGTTCTTAACATTAATCTTGACATGTTATCTGAATATGATCACTTTGTGATTTCAGCTGCCTCTTTTTGGTAACTTATTTTTCCTTGAATTTTGTACTTCTTTGTTTAGGTTCTCTTCTGTAGTACAGAAAATGGGAGGACGTCTTTTGTTCGGCAACTGGAACCTGATTGGCATATCGACTCGGATCCTGAAATCATATCCCAACTAGCGGTATGTTTCCATATAATTTACCAATCCAAGTTTATTGAGGGTGATCACACATCAAGGTCCACTTACTAATCTTTAAAAATTGAACTGTTCACTACTTTTAGCTATTGACACTTGTAGACTTTGTTATGTTATCTACTCTCTGACAATGTTTTCAAATATCCATATCAAACTGCACAAAGTAGTTTTAAGgaacttatttttatttttagaatttaactAAGAAATCTTTTAAAAACCATATGCTATATTGAAAATTTTACATATTTTTCAAAACGAACCTGCGAAGtaagtttgttttttaaatgCCACAGAGATTCATCACGTGTCAGCTTCACATATCTCAAGTGAAGCCTGAGAGGATGGCCTCTAATGTTTTCACGTCGGCATCACTGGAGCACTTCTTTCAATGCAACATGACAGAGACCCACCAGAAAGTATATATGTAGaatttgtcttcttcttcttagaTTTTGTgtgcattattattattattattattcgtTCAGACGATTTCTCCGTTTCAGCCTTCAGATAAAAAAAGAATGCTGGGTTTTGTTTAATAGCTTTATGAATAGCAAATCGGATTAATGATATTAACAAGATGACTTCTTCCCATCCCTAGGAATGACCCATTTCCCTTTCTCGTGCGTTCTCCACTTTAggtttatttgtttatttctttgtAGAATGTAAGTGACAATCAGGAAAGGGGAAGGTCCGCATAGACATTTCTTCAAAATGCTCTTTTGAGGTCTCACAACACATCAATAAAATCATACttttgaaaggaaaaagaaattttcaaaaactattttcaaatataacaaaataaaattaatttttttacaaaatatcacGTTTTATCTACCACAGATTTTACCAttattgtaatattttaaatattttactatagttgtaaatattttcaagaacTTTAACTTTTCGAATTGTTAAAACATGTTCCTAAATTTCTATTCTAATTCTATTACTTCTACGcttattttgctatattagaAAATGACTCCGATaggtttaaaatattttttttgttataaaatgttttcaatttgaatttataaagttaaaagatcaaaataatacttaaaaaattaaacaacatgacataaatatttatttaactaaattaatttattattttcaaaaattggttggtatattataaaattaaagcTTTTCTTCAGATAAAAAGTCTTCATTTTTGTGTGGAATAGATCCATTCTGAATGCTCGAAACTTGAACCTGTAAATCATATACATGCAGCCTTCACTAACGAACAAGTAAATTAGTGCACAACGAATTGCTTCgacaaaataatttgaaaatagcAATCAAAATCTGCCAAGAAGAAATAGAATGAGGGAAGGTTTACCACCGATGTCTGATTTCTAATAAAACTGGAAATTACAAGTTTTAACAAGAAACCATAAAAACCCCATCCTGCGCAACTCTCTAAGTAAACCAATACTTTCACTATACTAAGAGTTGTTCTAACCTCTACAGCAGCATCACCCAATTGTTAAGCGTCGTCCATGTATTCCTTTTCATCGTCGACCACCTCCACATCTACATTTTGATCTTCACCCTCATACTGCAATCCGAATTTTATCATGTTAGATGATATAAACAGTAGGGGTTCAAGATTGATGAAAGAGACAACCATATTCAACAAGACTCGTGGCTTTCAATATTGATCTGGTTCAAACTTTTTCATGTTCAAGATAAAACTTGGATTCGATCTGGGATGTGCAAAAAAGTTTCAGTTATATCTATAGATTGAATGAGAAAAATGACAAGTACACTTCTTTCTAAAGTATTTACAAGAGAACAGAGGAAAAAGTTGGTGAAATTTTGAGAAGTTGCTAACCTTTGAATGGCTGAATTCACGAATTGGAGGTGGTGGTGGAGGAGGAAGGAAAGGCAGGCTGCCAGATGCAGCCTCCATAGAACTTTCCCTCGGTTCTTTCTCTTCATGGTTGATTTCCAAGTCAATATCAACTTCCTCATCGACTGCATGGCCAGCCATGCTGGTTAATGGCACTGCAACACCTGAATCTAGACCCCTAACCTGCATATTTGAGTTCAGAATTAAGGGCATAGACGAACAATAGAATTTATTGATGTCATTTGTAATGTATGGAAGGTTTCAAATTGATCTTGCAAGACAAAGATAGAAACAACTGTTAAAGAACTATGGAAGAAGCGAAATAAACAGGTAGTAGAACACTTCACACCACCATAACCTATAAACTTTGCACTCCATATGTCATAACTAATCAGACATCAACACCTCAAAGACACATGGTAACTtgtgaaaacaaataaaattgacTAGAAAAATATGAGTCACCTTGTCTGCAGAAGAAACACTACTAGATGTCCTTCCCCTCCTTTGCCTGCTTTCATTTGCTGTAGGTATCAGATCATTGATTTCATTGCCAACCATCtcaattttgctatatgttgaTTTAGCAGGATGGGCATTCCACCGAGAGTTCCTTCTCAATCTGCCCACTGCCTCTTTATTTCCTTTGTTTAAATCAGCTAATGTAGCACCCACACATATATTATTAAGTACGGAAGTAAAAAGGCTCCAACACGAAGAACACCGTAATTAAAAtataacccccccccccccccaaaaaaaagaaaaaaaaagattcacCACTGCAACCACAAAGAAACAAGAAGATTACACTGATACATCTTGAAATAAACAAGAGAGCTTACTGGGGGTGAAGGCAAACTAATAGATTTGTTGTTTAAAATGGCACATCTATATGAAGAAACTATTAATTACTAAGTTTCAAAAGGCACCTCGTTTTGAGTTTTCTGCAATATCTTGAACAGCATGCATCTTCCTCTTGCTTGCAGAAGTGTCTCTTTGAAGGCCATGAAAAGGGTCAGATGCATGATAACCAGGTTCATCTCCATCGCTCACAATATTGATACTTGAGTCTTCTTCATTGGCACCAATTTTATTAACATCTGACCCCAGCTGATCCCCCAATTGTTGCAGGCGGACTTGCGACCTACACATAGAAAAGTTACCATAATTTCCTGAAAATCATCACCAAAAGAAAACGCAATCAAAAGAATAGGACAAGTAAACTTGCCGGTTCAGTTCATCTTGTAACCTTGAGTGACGATTATGTGCTTTGACAAACTtcttgatttttgattttatccTGAATATTAAAGATCCAACAAAAGTAGGAATAAGAGGCAGGTGTCCACATTCAGCAGGAAACATGACAACAACGTGTACCTTCTACACTCCTGCCTCTCATTATATAATTGAGATTCTAGTTCCTGAACTCTAGAAGCCAAACTGTCCACTTCTTGAATTTTCTCGTCCAGGTAGACCTTCAAATGACAAAGAAAATTTTGCTAATATCTTCAATGTATATTCATAGAATCATTTCATTTAAAGAATCTGGTTATATATTATCTTGAATGCATAGCTCTATCAAAATGCCAACAATACACATAACACTTAGACAGCACAAAGCACCTTCGCACTTAAGAGAGATTCACTTTCGACGATCGTAGAAGAATTAAGGAATCAAATACTTActctaattttcaattttaacctTTAGGTCAACTTGAATGCAAAATAGGTAACTACAAAGATTTAGTATGCAATCAAGATGCTGAATTCTCACCTAAAAACTGTTACCATAATCTACCTACCTGAAAAACCCCTGACCTTCTCATTATTACAACTCCATAACTAACCAACAAGTACACTTAATATAAGCACCACCTATCGCCTTGTTGCCTAGTTGATGAACATACGATTGTGACTCTTAATATAAGCACCAGAAGAACATTGAATCAGACCATTTTTTTAAACAAGATTTTAACATTTCGCTCACAGTCTAGCTTAGTAACCCTGTCAATTTTAGCATCTGGCTTCCTCTTGTGCatgatttttctttcaaattctcCTGTGTCCGACTTCCCAAGCAACTTTATCTTCTTGATTATCTTACATATATCGATGTATCTCAATGGGTAGGCTGACCCAACAAACTTTCGCCTCAAAAAATTTGATGAATATCACGACGATCTAGAAAAATAGAATCAGTCAGGTCGCACCTCTTTTTTACAGATCCATTCTAAATAAACCCCATTCCACTCATATTGTGCTTGGCTTCTTGCCCATGCGCCATCAGTGGACTGCTGCACACAAAAGGCTTCAACCAAAAAGGTAGGGAAGTTCGAGGGAtgatcaatttttctttttaaaaaaaagga
It contains:
- the LOC103495582 gene encoding peroxisome biogenesis protein 22-like isoform X2, producing the protein MAEFSSKEELVRLIKRFGSNLSVKLSSLFSILFQTRNFRSLSAVAGLALAVIFSWKLLRPPSGHRRRQPKRQSSSAGNSDIGTSSNSQLITSAIVSPSDDAGAQKVTCRLLGIILEERSPEELQAVNQATVRSSVVDVLLELTNYCDLYLMERVFDEESERKVIVALEDAGVFASGGLIKDKVLFCSTENGRTSFVRQLEPDWHIDSDPEIISQLARFITCQLHISQVKPERMASNVFTSASLEHFFQCNMTETHQKVYM
- the LOC103495582 gene encoding peroxisome biogenesis protein 22-like isoform X1, translating into MAEFSSKEELVRLIKRFGSNLSVKLSSLFSILFQTRNFRSLSAVAGLALAVIFSWKLLRPPSGHRRRQPKRQSSSAGNSDIGTSSNSQLITSAIVSPSDDAGAQKPTLEQIIRQKLGGGRKVTCRLLGIILEERSPEELQAVNQATVRSSVVDVLLELTNYCDLYLMERVFDEESERKVIVALEDAGVFASGGLIKDKVLFCSTENGRTSFVRQLEPDWHIDSDPEIISQLARFITCQLHISQVKPERMASNVFTSASLEHFFQCNMTETHQKVYM